One segment of Mycolicibacterium baixiangningiae DNA contains the following:
- a CDS encoding xanthine dehydrogenase family protein molybdopterin-binding subunit: MTAPLASGAAVGRAVTRVDGRLKVTGQARYAADAEVPGVLFASLVGATVARGTVDAVDGDAARRAPDVVDVISDFGGLTLPYDAKRVAAFGQAVAVVVAATLEAATHAASLVTVRYATQPPLTDIDSPDAVLELPSGEEDYSRGDPDGGLRSAAVVTDLRYSMERHNHNPMEINATVARWEGDRLTVWDKVQSVSGAQREYAEALGIPAERVHVISPFVGGAFGNAGRVFPHQLLTAYVARRVGRPVKLMLTRRQLYAVTGYRPRSRQRLAIGADRSGRIAAIVHECRVEVSRYDPYIDDLTGPARFMYQAPGMRSTLRTVALDVNPGNQMRGPGPLSGNFSLECAMDDLAYRLGIDPIELRLRNEPTRHQERDVAFTTRRLTECLRSGAAAFGWSRRNAVPGAAREDGQLIGMGVAAASFSTIVSPCAASARVRNDGVVDIACGASDIGPGTYTAVTQVGADALGVALHRVRLTLGDSALPEAPGQTGSRIMASAGSAVQNVGLLLRDRFVRMAVTDPGSPLNGTPPGEVDVVAGRMAVRGDPARAERYEDLLRRRRLDHLAAEQPWTPGDGAQRYSISAYGAVFAEVAVDESVGTVGVRRMFATYDAGRIINPLLARSQAIGGMVMGIGAALLEATHLDHRDGRIVNANMADYLVPINADVPELDAEYLPGEDLIADPLGVKGIGELVIVGIPAAIGNAVFNATGRRVTDLPITLDKVL; the protein is encoded by the coding sequence ATGACGGCGCCGTTGGCGTCTGGGGCGGCGGTCGGGCGGGCGGTGACTCGGGTGGACGGCCGCCTCAAGGTAACCGGGCAGGCGCGCTACGCGGCGGACGCCGAGGTTCCCGGTGTCCTGTTCGCGTCGCTGGTCGGTGCCACCGTGGCGCGGGGCACGGTCGATGCGGTCGACGGCGATGCCGCCCGACGGGCCCCTGACGTAGTCGATGTCATCAGTGATTTCGGCGGGCTCACGCTGCCGTACGACGCCAAACGGGTGGCGGCGTTCGGGCAGGCGGTGGCCGTCGTCGTCGCGGCGACGCTGGAAGCCGCGACCCACGCCGCGTCGTTGGTCACCGTCCGCTATGCGACGCAGCCGCCGCTGACAGACATTGATTCCCCCGATGCCGTGTTGGAGCTGCCCAGCGGCGAAGAGGATTACTCGCGGGGGGATCCCGACGGTGGACTGCGCAGCGCGGCCGTCGTCACCGACTTGCGGTACTCGATGGAGCGGCACAACCACAACCCGATGGAGATCAACGCCACCGTAGCGCGGTGGGAGGGTGACCGGCTCACTGTCTGGGACAAGGTGCAGTCCGTCAGCGGCGCGCAGCGGGAGTACGCGGAGGCCCTCGGCATCCCCGCCGAACGTGTGCACGTGATCTCGCCGTTCGTCGGCGGCGCGTTCGGCAACGCGGGCCGGGTGTTTCCGCACCAGCTGCTCACCGCGTATGTGGCGCGCCGGGTCGGTCGGCCGGTCAAGTTGATGCTGACGCGGCGACAGCTGTACGCGGTCACGGGGTATCGGCCGAGGAGTCGGCAGCGACTCGCGATTGGCGCCGACCGGTCGGGCCGCATTGCGGCGATTGTGCACGAGTGCAGAGTCGAGGTGTCCCGGTACGACCCCTACATCGACGACCTCACCGGGCCGGCCCGGTTCATGTATCAGGCCCCGGGCATGCGGTCGACGTTGCGGACCGTCGCGCTGGACGTCAACCCGGGCAACCAAATGCGCGGTCCGGGCCCGCTGTCGGGCAACTTCTCGTTGGAGTGCGCGATGGACGACCTCGCTTACCGGCTCGGGATTGATCCAATCGAGTTGCGGCTGCGCAACGAGCCGACGCGCCACCAGGAGAGGGACGTGGCGTTCACCACCAGGCGGCTCACCGAGTGTCTGCGCTCGGGTGCGGCGGCGTTCGGGTGGTCGCGACGCAACGCCGTTCCCGGTGCGGCGCGGGAGGACGGTCAACTCATCGGGATGGGTGTGGCGGCGGCCAGCTTCTCCACGATCGTCAGCCCGTGCGCCGCGTCGGCCCGGGTCCGCAACGACGGCGTCGTCGATATCGCCTGCGGTGCAAGTGATATCGGTCCGGGTACCTATACTGCCGTTACGCAGGTCGGTGCTGACGCCCTCGGCGTGGCGCTGCATCGCGTTCGTCTCACGCTGGGGGACAGCGCGCTACCCGAGGCGCCCGGTCAGACCGGCTCGCGGATCATGGCCAGTGCCGGATCGGCCGTCCAGAATGTCGGCCTGCTGCTGCGTGACCGATTTGTGCGGATGGCGGTCACCGACCCCGGGTCGCCGCTGAATGGGACACCGCCCGGGGAGGTCGACGTGGTCGCCGGGCGGATGGCGGTCCGAGGGGATCCGGCGCGCGCGGAGCGCTATGAAGATCTGCTGCGCCGCCGCCGGTTGGACCATTTGGCCGCCGAACAACCGTGGACGCCGGGGGATGGGGCGCAACGGTATTCGATAAGCGCATATGGTGCGGTGTTCGCCGAGGTGGCTGTGGACGAGTCGGTTGGAACCGTGGGGGTTCGGCGTATGTTCGCCACTTACGATGCGGGCCGCATCATCAACCCGTTGTTGGCGCGGAGTCAGGCCATCGGCGGTATGGTGATGGGCATCGGCGCTGCCCTGCTGGAGGCGACGCATCTCGACCACCGCGACGGGCGGATCGTCAACGCGAACATGGCCGATTACCTGGTGCCCATCAACGCCGATGTGCCCGAGTTGGATGCGGAGTACCTGCCGGGGGAGGACCTGATCGCCGACCCGCTCGGGGTCAAGGGCATCGGCGAATTGGTGATCGTCGGGATTCCCGCCGCGATCGGCAACGCCGTATTCAATGCGACCGGACGACGGGTCACCGACCTTCCGATAACGTTGGACAAAGTGCTCTGA
- a CDS encoding FAD binding domain-containing protein — protein MYPFTFATAADEQTALDAGRSGSRYIAGGTTLIDLMRETVERPASVVDINALPYRDIDADRYRLRIGALVRMSELAAHPVVRSEYPVIAQALNLSASAQLRNMASIGGNLMQRPRCLYFRDVTSACNRREPGSGCPAIGGRNRTHAILGTSEHCVATHPSDLAVALVALDARVMLRHSAGERSVALTEFFRMPGTSPEREHNLEPGQMIVAVEVPAAPSARRSGYLKVRDRASYEFAITSAAVALDMQGTTIRAARVAAGGVGTVPWRLPAVERALTGRPANPDVLRAAADIAAEGSKPLSENGFKVELLKRTVARQLETIAGAR, from the coding sequence GTGTACCCGTTCACCTTCGCCACCGCCGCTGACGAGCAAACGGCTCTCGACGCGGGCCGATCCGGCAGCCGCTATATCGCCGGCGGCACCACGCTGATCGACCTCATGCGCGAAACTGTCGAACGGCCCGCCTCGGTCGTCGACATCAACGCCCTGCCCTACCGCGACATCGACGCCGACCGGTACCGGCTGCGCATCGGCGCGCTGGTGCGCATGTCCGAACTCGCCGCCCACCCCGTCGTGCGGTCGGAGTACCCGGTCATCGCACAAGCGCTCAACCTCAGTGCCTCAGCACAACTGCGCAACATGGCGTCGATCGGCGGCAACCTCATGCAGCGACCGCGATGCCTGTACTTCCGCGACGTCACCTCCGCCTGCAACCGTCGTGAGCCAGGTAGCGGCTGCCCCGCGATCGGTGGGCGCAACCGCACGCACGCCATCCTCGGGACCAGCGAGCATTGTGTCGCCACCCACCCGTCGGACCTGGCGGTCGCGCTGGTCGCCCTGGACGCGCGAGTCATGCTGCGCCACAGCGCAGGTGAGCGCTCGGTGGCGCTCACGGAGTTCTTCCGCATGCCCGGCACATCCCCAGAGCGCGAGCACAACCTCGAACCCGGACAGATGATCGTCGCCGTCGAGGTCCCTGCCGCGCCGAGCGCACGCCGGTCTGGCTATCTGAAGGTACGCGACCGCGCGTCGTACGAATTCGCGATCACCTCGGCCGCGGTGGCGCTCGACATGCAAGGGACGACGATCCGCGCGGCGCGGGTGGCCGCGGGTGGGGTGGGCACAGTGCCGTGGCGGCTGCCCGCCGTCGAGCGTGCGCTGACCGGTCGGCCGGCCAACCCCGACGTGCTGCGCGCCGCCGCGGACATCGCCGCCGAGGGCAGCAAGCCCCTGTCGGAGAACGGTTTCAAGGTGGAGCTACTCAAGCGCACCGTTGCGCGCCAACTCGAGACGATCGCGGGCGCGCGATGA
- a CDS encoding (2Fe-2S)-binding protein, translated as MTTDEPHDAADVPGVRRRTFIGASVAIGGALGALPLLNGCASDQDGDPAAAPTTVRMRINGEDRELEVDTRTSLLDLLRERAGLTGTKKGCDQGACGACTIHLDGVRIVSCLTLAVMHDGADITTIEGLERDGLLHPLQQAFIDHDALQCGYCTPGQILSGIACIREGRAGSPAEIRESMSGNLCRCGAYVNIVDAVAAVAQRGV; from the coding sequence ATGACAACTGACGAGCCGCACGACGCGGCAGACGTGCCAGGCGTTCGGAGGCGTACCTTCATCGGTGCCTCGGTCGCGATCGGCGGTGCCCTGGGTGCGCTACCGCTGCTCAACGGCTGCGCCAGCGACCAGGACGGGGACCCGGCCGCCGCCCCGACGACGGTGCGGATGCGCATCAACGGTGAGGACCGCGAGCTCGAGGTCGACACGCGCACCTCTTTGCTCGACCTGCTTCGCGAACGTGCCGGGCTCACCGGCACCAAGAAGGGGTGCGACCAGGGTGCCTGCGGCGCGTGCACCATTCACCTCGACGGCGTACGCATCGTCTCCTGCCTCACGCTGGCTGTGATGCACGACGGCGCCGACATCACAACGATCGAGGGCTTGGAACGCGACGGCCTGCTGCACCCGCTGCAGCAGGCGTTCATCGACCACGACGCCCTGCAGTGCGGCTACTGCACGCCCGGCCAGATCCTGTCCGGGATCGCGTGCATCCGTGAAGGTCGGGCCGGGTCTCCCGCGGAGATCCGAGAGTCCATGAGCGGCAACCTCTGCCGGTGCGGTGCGTATGTCAATATCGTCGACGCGGTGGCCGCCGTCGCGCAGCGGGGGGTGTGA
- a CDS encoding nitroreductase family deazaflavin-dependent oxidoreductase, which translates to MSPSSSRDDHPNNAPGVPMLFPPWLERLQIKRINPVLRPLSKRMPGLAVIKHRGRTSGKEYETIVTAYRKGNVLAIGLVHGKTNWVKNVLAAGEAYIHVARNDLHLVNPRVLPAGTVDPTLPRMAQLCAKRSGVFVADIR; encoded by the coding sequence ATGTCACCGTCATCTTCAAGGGATGACCACCCCAACAATGCCCCCGGCGTTCCCATGTTGTTTCCGCCGTGGCTAGAGCGGCTGCAGATCAAGCGCATCAATCCGGTGCTGCGACCGCTGTCGAAGCGCATGCCTGGTCTCGCGGTTATCAAGCATCGCGGCCGTACGTCGGGCAAGGAATACGAGACCATCGTCACCGCCTACCGCAAAGGCAATGTGCTGGCGATCGGGTTGGTGCACGGCAAGACCAATTGGGTGAAGAATGTCCTGGCGGCCGGCGAGGCGTACATCCACGTCGCCCGGAACGACCTCCACCTGGTGAACCCCCGAGTTCTGCCCGCGGGCACGGTCGACCCCACCCTCCCGCGCATGGCTCAGCTCTGCGCGAAGCGCTCCGGCGTGTTTGTCGCGGACATAAGGTGA
- a CDS encoding MmyB family transcriptional regulator yields the protein MEELASVSEDFRTWWAEHRVYQRTHGTNRLRHPIVFRCRLVAENARPQHTWGRSAGASSGSQPAQYNSIIGGLSCHRHLQGMTTPTMPPAFPCCFRRG from the coding sequence GTGGAGGAACTTGCCTCGGTCAGCGAGGACTTCCGAACCTGGTGGGCCGAGCATCGGGTGTATCAGCGCACCCATGGAACGAATAGATTGCGGCATCCCATCGTCTTTCGCTGCCGTCTCGTCGCGGAAAATGCACGGCCACAACACACTTGGGGCAGGTCAGCTGGGGCGTCGAGCGGAAGTCAACCCGCACAATACAATTCGATCATTGGAGGCCTTTCATGTCACCGTCATCTTCAAGGGATGACCACCCCAACAATGCCCCCGGCGTTCCCATGTTGTTTCCGCCGTGGCTAG
- a CDS encoding helix-turn-helix domain-containing protein: MPADGRVRRVPGLRRDEVALLAGASTDYFTRLEQGRPIIPSGGALAAIAKALGLDATGRAHLGHLTGAPLMRTRPRGQRDHVCTCGGTCLGQRGLPNLVGRASGVSAHPWNE, from the coding sequence CTGCCCGCGGACGGTAGGGTCCGCCGAGTCCCGGGCTTACGACGCGACGAGGTCGCTCTTCTCGCTGGGGCGTCCACCGACTACTTCACGAGGCTCGAACAGGGCCGTCCGATCATTCCTTCTGGTGGCGCGCTCGCTGCGATTGCCAAAGCCCTCGGCCTCGATGCGACAGGTCGCGCTCACCTCGGTCACCTCACCGGGGCGCCGCTCATGCGCACGAGACCGCGCGGGCAACGGGACCACGTTTGCACTTGTGGAGGAACTTGCCTCGGTCAGCGAGGACTTCCGAACCTGGTGGGCCGAGCATCGGGTGTATCAGCGCACCCATGGAACGAATAG
- a CDS encoding MFS transporter yields the protein MSSRTEGDCPQKTKQRLPREVWVLVAANVVVALGYGVVAPVLPQYARHFGVSISAATFVITAFAVMRLVGAPPAGLLVQRLGERSVYISGLIIVALSTAACAFAETYWQLLVFRSLGGIGSAMFTVSSLGLMIRISPSDARGRVAGLFSSGFMIGSVGGPILGSLTVGFGLSAPFLIYGAALLVAATVVFVSLRNSAVVGRPDEDEEPPVPFRTVFRHPAYRAALFSNFATGWASFGLRIALVPLFVVEVLGRGPGAAGLALTAFAVGNISVVIPSGYLSDRLGRRKLLIAGLTLAAVSTALVGFTTSLPVFLAAAYVAGAATGIFVSPQQAAVADVVGNKSRGGTAVATFQMMADFGSIGGSLLVGLIAQYTSFGWAFLVSGVILGVAAVGWVFAPETRPQPSTDHTPARAIGPEAGGEVP from the coding sequence GTGAGTTCACGGACGGAGGGTGACTGTCCGCAGAAGACGAAGCAGCGGCTGCCGCGCGAAGTCTGGGTGCTGGTCGCCGCGAATGTCGTGGTGGCGCTGGGCTACGGGGTGGTGGCCCCGGTGCTGCCGCAGTACGCGCGGCACTTCGGTGTCAGCATCAGCGCCGCGACATTCGTCATCACCGCGTTCGCCGTGATGCGTCTGGTGGGTGCGCCACCGGCGGGCCTGCTCGTTCAGCGATTGGGGGAGCGCAGCGTCTACATCAGCGGCCTGATCATCGTCGCGTTGTCGACGGCGGCGTGCGCGTTCGCCGAAACCTATTGGCAACTCCTGGTTTTCCGCTCCCTGGGCGGGATCGGATCGGCGATGTTCACGGTGTCGTCGCTGGGGCTGATGATCCGGATATCGCCCAGCGACGCGCGTGGCCGCGTCGCGGGGCTGTTCTCGTCAGGGTTCATGATCGGCTCCGTGGGCGGGCCCATCCTGGGCAGCCTCACCGTGGGCTTCGGTCTGTCGGCGCCGTTCCTGATCTACGGTGCCGCACTGCTGGTCGCCGCGACCGTCGTGTTCGTCAGCCTGCGCAACTCCGCCGTCGTCGGCCGGCCTGACGAGGACGAGGAGCCGCCCGTCCCGTTCCGGACGGTGTTCCGGCACCCTGCTTACCGGGCGGCACTGTTCTCCAACTTCGCGACCGGGTGGGCATCGTTCGGGTTGCGTATTGCGCTGGTGCCCCTGTTCGTCGTGGAGGTGCTGGGCCGGGGGCCGGGTGCGGCCGGGCTGGCGCTCACGGCGTTCGCGGTGGGCAACATCTCGGTGGTCATTCCCAGTGGATATCTGTCGGACCGCCTCGGGCGGCGCAAGCTGTTGATCGCCGGGCTCACCCTGGCGGCCGTGTCCACGGCGCTGGTGGGCTTCACCACGTCGCTGCCGGTATTTCTGGCGGCGGCCTATGTCGCCGGCGCCGCCACCGGCATCTTCGTCTCGCCGCAGCAGGCCGCCGTCGCCGACGTGGTGGGAAACAAGTCGCGAGGCGGGACGGCGGTCGCGACGTTCCAGATGATGGCGGATTTCGGTTCGATCGGCGGCTCACTGCTGGTTGGCCTCATCGCGCAATACACGTCGTTCGGGTGGGCATTCCTGGTCAGCGGCGTCATCCTGGGTGTGGCGGCGGTGGGCTGGGTCTTCGCGCCCGAGACGCGGCCGCAGCCCTCCACCGACCACACACCGGCGCGGGCGATCGGACCTGAGGCCGGTGGGGAAGTGCCGTGA
- the pgm gene encoding phosphoglucomutase (alpha-D-glucose-1,6-bisphosphate-dependent) — translation MAANPRAGQPAQPEDLIDVASVVTAYYAVEPDPDDVAQQVAFGTSGHRGSSLDAAFNEAHILATTQAIVEYRAAQGTTGPLFIGRDTHALSEPAWTSALEVLAANDVVAMIDSAGRYTPTPAVSHAILSFNRGRDADLADGIVVTPSHNPPRDGGFKYNPPNGGPADSDATGVIANRANEILRDGLRAVKRVPLARALQTAQRHDYLNAYIEDLPNVVDVHAIRAEGVRIGADPLGGASVDYWGAIAERHGLNLTVVNPLVDATWRFMTLDGDGKIRMDCSSPNAMASLIGKIGDYQIATGNDADSDRHGIVTPDGGLMNPNHYLAVAIDYLFTHRPDWPTATAVGKTAVSSSIIDRVVAGLGRTLTEVPVGFKWFVDGLIGGTIGFGGEESAGASFLRTDGTVWTTDKDGIILALLASEVLAVTGSTPSQRYAELADKYGAPTYARIDAPADREQKARLAKLSPEQVTATELAGEPITAKLTAAPGNNAPLGGLKVTTENAWFAARPSGTEDVYKIYAESFKGPEHLAEVQDAAREVVAAVIS, via the coding sequence ATGGCGGCCAACCCCCGCGCCGGGCAGCCGGCGCAACCCGAAGACCTCATCGACGTCGCTTCGGTCGTGACGGCGTACTACGCCGTCGAACCCGATCCTGACGACGTCGCCCAGCAGGTGGCGTTCGGCACGTCCGGGCACCGCGGCTCGAGTTTGGACGCCGCGTTCAACGAAGCGCACATCCTGGCCACCACGCAGGCGATCGTCGAGTACCGCGCCGCCCAGGGGACCACCGGCCCGCTGTTCATCGGCCGCGACACCCACGCGCTGTCGGAACCGGCGTGGACCTCAGCGCTCGAGGTGCTCGCCGCCAACGACGTTGTGGCGATGATCGATTCGGCCGGCCGCTACACGCCCACCCCGGCGGTCAGCCATGCCATCTTGAGCTTCAACCGGGGGCGCGACGCCGACCTCGCCGACGGTATCGTCGTCACCCCGTCGCACAATCCGCCGCGCGACGGCGGTTTCAAGTACAACCCGCCCAACGGCGGGCCCGCCGACTCCGACGCCACCGGTGTGATCGCCAACCGGGCGAACGAGATCCTGCGCGACGGGCTGCGCGCGGTCAAACGGGTGCCGCTGGCCCGGGCGCTGCAGACTGCACAGCGCCACGACTACCTCAACGCCTACATCGAGGACCTCCCGAACGTCGTCGACGTCCACGCGATCCGTGCTGAAGGCGTACGCATCGGCGCCGACCCTCTCGGCGGTGCCAGCGTCGACTACTGGGGGGCCATCGCCGAACGCCACGGCCTGAACCTCACCGTGGTCAACCCGCTGGTGGATGCGACGTGGCGGTTCATGACTCTTGACGGCGACGGCAAGATCCGCATGGACTGCAGTTCGCCGAACGCGATGGCGTCTCTGATCGGCAAGATCGGGGACTATCAGATCGCCACCGGCAACGACGCCGACTCCGACCGGCACGGCATCGTCACCCCAGACGGCGGACTGATGAACCCGAACCACTACCTCGCGGTGGCGATCGACTATCTGTTCACCCACCGGCCCGACTGGCCGACGGCCACCGCGGTGGGCAAGACCGCGGTGAGTTCGTCGATCATCGACCGCGTGGTGGCCGGCCTCGGCCGCACCCTGACCGAGGTGCCCGTCGGGTTCAAGTGGTTCGTCGACGGATTGATCGGCGGCACAATCGGATTCGGCGGGGAGGAAAGCGCCGGGGCGTCGTTCCTGCGGACCGACGGCACCGTGTGGACGACCGACAAGGACGGCATCATCCTCGCGTTGCTGGCCTCGGAGGTCCTCGCGGTGACGGGGTCGACACCGTCGCAGCGCTATGCCGAACTCGCCGACAAGTATGGCGCGCCGACCTATGCGCGTATCGACGCGCCGGCCGACCGCGAGCAGAAGGCGCGGCTGGCCAAGCTGTCGCCCGAGCAGGTCACCGCCACCGAACTCGCGGGGGAGCCGATCACCGCGAAACTGACCGCCGCACCGGGCAACAACGCCCCGCTGGGGGGGCTGAAGGTCACCACGGAAAACGCGTGGTTCGCCGCGCGCCCGTCGGGCACCGAGGACGTGTACAAAATCTACGCCGAATCCTTCAAGGGACCCGAGCATCTCGCCGAGGTTCAGGATGCCGCGCGTGAAGTGGTGGCGGCGGTCATTTCGTGA
- the crcB gene encoding fluoride efflux transporter CrcB: MPRFDRRELTAVFVGGALGTLARAAFEEFAAAEPGRWPWPTFTVNIVGAFLLGYFTTRLLERLPVSSYRRPLLGTGLCGGLTTFSTMQVETVRMLEQGHVVLAAGYTAASLAAGLVAIVIATALVRRARISR, encoded by the coding sequence ATGCCCCGTTTCGACCGTCGTGAACTGACGGCGGTGTTCGTCGGTGGAGCGCTGGGCACGCTGGCACGCGCGGCGTTCGAGGAATTCGCTGCCGCGGAGCCGGGCCGGTGGCCGTGGCCGACGTTCACCGTCAACATCGTGGGAGCGTTTCTGCTCGGCTACTTCACCACCCGGTTGCTGGAACGCCTGCCGGTGTCGAGTTACCGGCGTCCGCTGCTGGGGACCGGCCTGTGCGGCGGTCTGACGACGTTCTCCACGATGCAGGTGGAGACGGTGCGGATGCTCGAACAGGGGCACGTCGTCCTCGCCGCCGGCTACACCGCCGCGAGCCTGGCGGCCGGATTGGTGGCGATCGTCATCGCCACCGCGCTCGTGCGACGGGCGCGGATCAGCCGATGA
- the crcB gene encoding fluoride efflux transporter CrcB yields the protein MILWAGVMVLGGAGAVARFLVDRAVTSALGRPFPLGTLVVNVSGALVLGFLGGVALSPHLALLFGVGFIGSYTTFSTWMLETHRLAEERRAWPAMANVAGSVVLGLVAAATGLWLGGRL from the coding sequence ATGATCCTGTGGGCGGGTGTGATGGTTCTCGGCGGGGCGGGGGCGGTGGCCCGCTTCCTCGTTGACCGCGCCGTGACCTCGGCGCTGGGACGGCCCTTCCCGCTCGGAACGCTGGTGGTCAACGTCAGCGGCGCCCTCGTACTCGGCTTTCTGGGCGGTGTGGCGTTGAGCCCACACCTCGCACTGCTGTTCGGCGTCGGGTTCATCGGGTCCTACACCACGTTCTCCACCTGGATGTTGGAGACACATCGGCTCGCCGAGGAGCGCCGCGCCTGGCCGGCGATGGCCAACGTCGCGGGCAGTGTCGTGCTCGGCCTGGTCGCCGCCGCGACCGGCCTGTGGCTCGGAGGCCGGCTGTGA
- a CDS encoding DUF190 domain-containing protein, producing the protein MSGDLAKSTAYFGERQRSGDRFTADALLDLYTAASITTSIVIRGIAGFGPRHELRSDLTLTGSEDPPIAVMAVDTAAKMRQLAADTVGLVTRGLVTLESLTPADGPMPAGPSVKVTVYVQRGHRVSGALAHVAVCDVLQRHGFHAATAYLGVDGTAGGQRRRAAFFGRNVEVPAMVIATGPRERAVPAIAELRAMPGLQMLTVEAVTTCKLGGRLLSPPPEQPRDAGALQTLSVQTCASALHDGVPIHRALVTRLRAIHQTAGVTVLRAVWGFQNGSAPLADSVFRIGRRVPVTTLVVDTPERIAAGFQVADALTAQHGVVTVEKVPGAVSIDGGVRRGTM; encoded by the coding sequence GTGAGCGGCGACCTGGCGAAGTCGACGGCGTACTTCGGCGAGCGGCAGCGCAGCGGTGACCGGTTCACCGCCGACGCACTGCTCGACCTCTACACCGCCGCGTCGATCACGACCAGCATCGTGATCCGTGGCATCGCGGGCTTCGGCCCGCGGCACGAACTCCGCAGCGATCTCACGCTGACCGGGTCCGAGGACCCGCCGATAGCGGTCATGGCTGTCGACACCGCAGCCAAGATGCGGCAACTGGCGGCGGACACGGTCGGGCTCGTCACGCGCGGGCTCGTCACGCTCGAATCGCTGACGCCGGCGGACGGACCGATGCCGGCCGGACCGTCGGTCAAAGTCACGGTCTATGTCCAACGCGGTCATCGGGTCTCGGGGGCGCTCGCCCACGTCGCCGTGTGTGACGTGCTGCAACGGCACGGGTTCCACGCGGCGACCGCCTATCTCGGCGTCGACGGCACGGCTGGCGGGCAACGACGGCGTGCGGCGTTCTTCGGCCGCAACGTGGAGGTGCCGGCCATGGTGATTGCCACCGGACCGCGCGAGCGGGCGGTCCCGGCGATCGCCGAACTGCGCGCCATGCCCGGTCTGCAGATGCTGACCGTCGAGGCGGTCACCACATGCAAGCTCGGCGGCAGGCTGCTCTCGCCCCCGCCGGAGCAGCCCCGCGACGCCGGCGCACTTCAGACGTTGAGCGTGCAGACGTGCGCATCGGCGTTGCACGACGGCGTGCCGATCCATCGCGCCCTGGTCACGCGCCTGCGCGCCATCCACCAGACTGCGGGCGTGACCGTGCTGCGCGCCGTGTGGGGCTTCCAGAACGGCTCGGCACCCCTCGCCGACAGCGTGTTCCGTATCGGTCGGCGGGTGCCGGTGACAACGCTCGTGGTCGACACGCCGGAGCGGATCGCGGCCGGATTCCAGGTGGCCGACGCACTGACCGCGCAGCACGGAGTGGTCACCGTCGAGAAGGTTCCGGGTGCGGTGTCGATCGACGGCGGCGTCCGCCGCGGAACGATGTGA
- a CDS encoding acyl carrier protein: MQTSNPEPVSAALTEILRDDMNVDIRRVTRESRLIDDVGLDSVAFAVGMVAIEDRLGVALTEEDLLSCDTVGDLEAAILAKVPSSQSNP, encoded by the coding sequence GTGCAAACGAGTAATCCAGAGCCCGTCAGCGCAGCCCTGACGGAGATCCTGCGCGACGACATGAACGTCGACATCCGTCGGGTGACCCGCGAGTCCAGACTGATCGACGACGTCGGACTGGACTCGGTCGCGTTCGCCGTCGGAATGGTCGCCATCGAGGACCGTCTCGGTGTCGCGCTGACCGAGGAAGACCTGTTGAGCTGCGACACCGTCGGCGATCTCGAGGCCGCGATCCTGGCGAAGGTGCCGAGCTCGCAGAGCAACCCGTGA